The sequence cttgtgtcatgaaggaacaatggctcaccaaggtcaacacaatactcctctcgaaactctagaacaagctcttcaacgaatgataaccaccgccgtgggtacggccgtggcagatcacttttccaacaataccaatcgtggagccggtaattcaagcgaaggttgctcctacaagaacttcatgaagtacaaccctcccactttcgatggaaccggaggaccggttgttctcacccgatggtttgaacaaatgaagaccgtttttaacataagcggttgtcgagaccaagataaggtcaagttttccaccctcactttcaccggctttgctctctcgtggtggaacaggtacgtacaatcggtgggtattgatgaagcccacacactctcatggaccgaattaagagaaagaatgatcaccgaatattttctgcgcgacgagactcgaaggctcgaacagggtctaaggaatttaaaaacggtcgggaatgacctcgaaacttataatcaacggttcaccgaactagtctcaatgtgtccattATTACCCGCGGGTTTACCCGTGGGTCACGGGTATCCGCGAGTCACGGGCATGGGCGAAATATTTTTACCCGCGGGCGGGTAAAGGATCTCAACAAGCAAAAAAACAACCCGAcaggcgggtcgcgggtatatagaattcgtgcccgttacccgcgggcgccatccctaACCATGCTTCcatattgcaaggataaccgatgtagacgcttcctagacgacaacttcaagatcctcatcttcatgccgttgacattatctcccaagagacaaaacttgcatcttcatcgaacattgtcaagacccgacaatcattgtcataatagacaatcataactctaaacagaattatcataccccgccataaagagtatcacacttagaatatcacattccaagcatttcacctcgacacatgttgtataaccagctgaacagttatggtgcaacttcctgtttggctttccctgaaagtttcatcagctacaacatcagttttcaccacacaacctgcactaatgccaaaccagtgcccatgtgcaattgtggaaccgctaacgaacatccctttccatggcggcgcggacacaccatgaggatgacgtaacttcagaagaattcgtcactctccgtaacgacGGAGAAAATGTTagcatctttggagccatttgccggattagctccacctggacaattgaCCCTTACATGctcagtcttcccgcacttccagcatgtcagattctttctagagtttctcttctgcatatccgaacacaacagtactgtgacgatcgctccaaatccatatggacgaacacgtcattcattgatttcattgcgaggtatttgacctctatgtgatacattttgtaacattgtattcgtttgaaaaggtatttcataaatgaatatataaattccaggtttttaacatctgatgatttctacgtatagacaatcaccatttaatggtttacaataatacatctgttgacaatacagtcaaaataagatacatggtaatggtttggtgaatgcaagtttcttgtatatagcatgtatgactccaagcacatatcttgtatcacgtataagcaaacagcggaagacttctagaatcctgagaataaacatgcttcaagtgtcaacacaaaggttggtgagttcatagttttaatattacacataatccgtatatcaatgtggattacaaaagttcagttgttttattcaaaacgtttatcaataggttttacataaaaggtggatcacaagatttcagttgtttcatccgaaacgtttatcaatcggttctacaaaattgagcaccctggtaactaaactttaatgcttatattatttgtaccctttgtataatcatcttaataatacacgcaaaccaacgtgtacgcttctcaaatagcatacgtccgttaaaaggctagcgctctagctcggacggggatatcaagccctatggatccatataccactactcgcgcccaccagttcttataactggcagttactagttaccaaagctaagggattttcggttcaaactcagtgtagaatttagtatgtacttgtatccattgcgtttaaaataaagtgcatatattctcagcccaaaaatatattgagtaaaagggatcatatgaaactcacactttataattattgtaaaacagttattaaagcatttgcatgtattctcagcccaaaaatgtaaagggtaaaagggatcatatgaaactcacacatataaatattgtatatacaatattgtaggaaagcacgtagacgcatcggagatgataaacacgaggtttgattcacaaaaatacccccgaacattacccataatttccttggcaacccatattttccttagctctagctcgctcggaaacttgttttgaaaattacttggacagcactccgtcgtaatattttatgtacattattatttttgtatcgcaaaaataataatactaataataaaaataataagattaataataatcttattaataataataataataataataaataattaaaataaatacggagtaatatgtatatttgtgtatgttttttttttctttctttactcggcagaaaatgttgcaatttatagaacctggcctgaaatctggagtcatgcgactcgcatggaaatggccttctggccatgcgactcgcatgaggaccagggacagctcacattgttttggctcctagcttgtcgacataatataaaataaataaaaatatataaataattaatataattatttatatattatattttattcttgtgcatagtagactagatatttttggtccgttgcgtcgggcgtttcttcttgactcgggtcccggttccggattttcagacgtccttgcgtactattttatatcgtgtactttgcgttccgcaacttgtactcttgtcatttttagacgttcttcatcaataatttgaacctttttaattgtatcttgtacatttgagcattttggacctttccgtcttcaattcttcgttttcgccttttgtcttcgcacttattaaatataaacgaatattacttgaatatggaacaattacaactaaaatcctgtctttcttggggaataatgctatgaaatatatgttcctttttagccttatcaatagccttaaattatcccttaattatatcactcaaagtgtatcttaaactttcgagtgttttggtcatttacttctataaatcatcgtctcgctatttgttaaaatacatttttataatagcgttttactgtagcaaagttactgtagcaaagtcaatttcactgtagcaaatagtgattttcgaaaacactgtagcattttgagtaatgtggcaatttgaaaacactgtaacaaattagtgtttaactggttcatcttaaacgctttagttaacttatctaaatatcaattgaatcaataaacgaatgttactatcgtttactaaataacttgaaatcatatatattcaaatagatatataaaccaataagtttaatgtacggtatcatgcaattaaaactttgttacgttttcaagttatagtatatatatgtatctgtttacatataatggttcgcgaatcgttgagaacaaccgaagggtaattgaatagttcaaaattttgagattcaacttcataggctttgcttatcgtgtcgaagtcattaatcatttaagattaagtttaaatttagtcgaaatttccgggtcatcacagtacctacccgttaaagaaatttcgtcccgaaatttgagtgaggtcgtcatggctaacaataaaaatgttttcatgacgaatatgtgttgataaatagaatttttatcaccgttgaataatatggataaaacaatccaattactcgaagcgtatgagagaagttatcgtaatagagtgaaatggagaatagagattcgtcttatctcttgacgtagtaacgtttgatttccggaattcaaggaaattaaaagaaaatctttgaaatataTACAGGATTTGATTcaccgggatttaaggaaattaggatccactttaattaaatgtggtaacCTGCCCTGGCTACTTTGtccggtatttccattataaattgactTCTTCCGTTTCATAATATTCACCACCCTTAAAACTTTCTTCCCCAATTAATACattaaaaaaaaattgtgaaaatgctcaatccagttctggttcttgacctaatattgacgtttgccacaatcatccttcttttccagctcccaccagaagaatctgtttatttctattatgctctagggattgttgtatttatcattctcccgtgtctttatattgctatacgcattgatatacacggtttataatttcaggtttgttatcgggctttatatctccccttatattttaatgtccctactcctgtcttctataatcattgtcattcacagttaatactccctcctatttgctgcgatttatactccaatttctatttcggagctttgtcccttcgtttcttcttcttgcgattaggcatctcttgtaatggtccagaattcgtaggtatagagttttggaTGGACATAGTTattgttctgagaaggtaatcgtaatggcacgatcttgatttgtcaaattaccaaattatccggaaaagaccgaatcatcaagaaaaatattttcttgatatgtttagaggttaaaagagttatgtaacatggttcatgatgagggtgggatctgtgaacctttatcacgttccattagaaactcagcatgacttactgtaatataatcacgttgatcaagtgtcattatattatattaactcatgcttcagttctcaacactacttcaaaacatccattttttttttttttttgaatttttcagattttagaaactaaaatagtttcttttatgatgtaacacagatagcgtgaagagataaataatttcggatgataatagttatgaagatatcttcagaaatatcgaagatatttataatgaaagatatgataatatcttagaatttctaatatcgaaggatgatgaagaatatgttCCGCAAGAATTtgaaataagtaaggagcaagatattcgctaaatatttcatcaaattttactgtagcaattcactgtagcaaaggcaatttcactgtagcaaatagtgattttcgaaaacactgtagcattttgagtaatgtggcaatttgaaaacactgtaacaaattagtgtttaactggttcatcttaaacgctttagttaacttatctaaatatcaattgaatcaataaacgaatgttactatcgtttactaaataacttgaaatcatatatattcaaatagatatataaaccaataagtttaatgtacggtatcatgcaattaaaactttgttacgttttcaagttatagtatatatatgtatctgtttacatataatggttcgcgaatcgttgagaacaaccgaagggtaattgaatagttcaaaattttgagattcaacttcataggctttgcttatcgtgtcgaagtcattaatcatttaagattaagtttaaatttagtcgaaatttccgggtcatcacaagtacagtagcttctgatgacgagactccgttaccttccaatcttttctcctcggataggagcttgctagtaacatcttcaaacttcaacgtttctttcccgtacattagaataggtttcatgtgctcataggatgatgataaagataatatcaacctcaaagctttatcttcatcatccgttttaactccaatagcctccagttccgaaacaataccgttaagaatacttagatgatctgaaatctttgaacccccatccatacgcagagtatgaaattgttctttaagacacaaccgatttgagatgcctttgccctggtacaactgctctaggttaacccaaagctcctttgccgttgataacccgtgcacatttgcaagcacgttctttgcaagacacaaatgaatcgcacttgctgccctcaaatccatatcatctcattcttcttcatcgaacttactgctagaatcactgccaggaacaagggtgggtttacccttaaatgccttgtgtaaaccagactgaatcaacacatccttgacttgaaccttccataagccaaaattgatcctcccatcaaatttctctacatcaaacctcattggactgaacttcgacatcgtatccgtatcctataaacaacactttctctgattttgctcacgtttcgactggccgacagatgtagtggagtggcgcacaggatccgttaaattggaaaatccaacacccggtccactacaaattctagacgccacttactccgaatcagaaataatattgtctaaccagataccctatacgatcaatagaactagtttctaatgtggacgatccactctcgtggcaaccacagagcatactccgactcctataaccgagaccctcgtcaaacctgacgctctgataccagttgttgagaaattacggtctcactaattcccaccacccagtccaacaataatagtaaagaaataaaaacaatacacaacacaagatttaacatgaaaactccaaaataggagaaaaacaaccggcccccaaagagagagatacactatatcacaaattgttacaatgatatagacgactctcttaagccaactacactcttcaaaatatttaactaatacaactctcaaacaagggtaagaaagaaagaaataatcaaatacttaaagtgtattgattggtgcaatttgaaatgaagacttaacccctcttttataaccaaacaagtcccctccaactttttccacccacctatgtgggataacatccttcacaaatactatgcaaccatatctaatttttctaaccaaaactatatccaACACATATCTCGCCGCAAAAAGCCGTACGGCCCGCCGCAAAAGACCTATTGCGGCGATGTCTCGTCGCAAAAGGCCTTCGTCGTCTGTCCTCTTTTTTCTAGTAGTGAACATACTATTTATTTTTTCCAAGTCATCATTTTATCTAATTGGGAAAGGGATtattctatcatcatcatcatcatcatcaaggtaaCAAGTTCTTGAATGTTTCTTATAGTGCCACTTGATTATTTGCTATCGTTTACGGCTTCGAATTAGAAATACCGTTGCCAAGTTGAAAAGTAAATCATTCACGTTTTAATTAGATTAGATAATCATATCAATATTATGGAACTTTAAATCAACTCTTTTCGCCAACTACAACTCCTAGTTGGCTAGATGATGGAAACAATGTGACTATAATCAACGAATGTAATTGTTTACGTCATTTTCTTCATCTAAATCGCGATTTCTTGAGATCTTCCTATAAAGAAAAGCGGGTATAATTCAAGGAGCAGTTTTGAAATTTCAAATAATGCAGAGTACATTGACAGTTGTAGTTTTATACTATAAGACAAGCTGAATTATTTAACAAATATATCATGCAATAAAATTACAAAATGTCATTTTTCACAGCTTGCTCAATTAAAAGATTACAAAAAATGGAGTATTAAACTTGTAAACCACGTATCGTTGACCCTGAATTATTCCAAAGTAAAAGTCATCTTAATATTAAACATTTTCCACGATCTTTCGATCTTCCACGTACTAATCACCCTTTCTTAGATAATCCAATAAATACATAATACCTGAAACTATACAAAAGTTAATAAAGCTCCCAACCTATTTGTTGAATATGATAAAATTCACCATGACAGCCTGCTATTTTTCATTTATTCTTATCGTGTTTGTTGCAAGCGTTACAGGCCGATCGTTATATGATAGTCACTCCGAGTTAGTTTTAGATGGCACTGATGATCCAAGTAAAGAGAGAAACACATCTTTCTTGCATCTCAAAGGAACCGGTGTTGTCGAAGAACAGTGTGAGCAAATGTATGGTTTTTTGCCATGTTCAGAAACTCTTTTAGGCCATATATTCCTTATTGTGGTTTACGAGTACTTATTATACCATGGAGAATCGTATGTTTCGACCGGAGGTAAAAGAATTTTTCAAATTCTTGGTCCTGGGATCTTCGGTGCAAGTGCTTTCCAGGTCCTTGGTTTCCTTCCTGAATCATTCATACTTCTCGGTATGCCCTGTTTTAAAAttaacatcattaacaaaattattgTTTCTTTGTATTTTTTAGGGGCAGCTGCCCCCTGCACCCTTATAGATCCGCCTATTTAGATGACTGATTGGTTTCATTATCTAATTACAGTGTCTGGACTTTCGAACACAAAAGATGTAGCCCAAGAGTATGTTCTGACTGGAGTTGGATTATTGGCCGGATCATCGATACTTGTTCTAACTTTGATATGGGGAACTTGTGTCATTGTTGGGAGTCGAAAATTTACATCAGAATCCGATTTAAGTACTCCTTTATTGAATTCTACCCAAAACCGATACCAAAATATGTTATCATTTTTCACTGGTCAGCCGATCTTCCTCACTTCACTCGAAAATTCATATATTTAATTTCCAAGATTTTGCAAtgatgtgtttttttttttcttcttgttttCAGGTTGTGGTGTAGTTACAGATCATGAGACAAGTTATGCAGCCAAAATTATGGTTGTTTCAGTTATACCGTTCATGTTCCTCTTAATCCCGGAACTATTTTTTGGTTCGTTTCAGGGATACATGTTCATGATCCCTCTGTTTGTTTCTTTTATCTTCTTGATTGTGTACTTCATTTACCAGGTATTTACTTATTTCTACTTTGGTGGACTTATTTATGACATGATTAACactattttaattttttaatttgtaTACTTCAATTTACCAATGTAGGTGTTTGAGCCATCAATCCAGAAAAGACGATTAGCGTACGTGAAACATGAACATTTAGTTGTGGACATAATAAACCATTTGCAGGAGCATACTGCTGAACAAGTGCTTACTGAAGATGGTTCACCAAATTTACCTGCTATAAGACGGTTTGTTTCTTGTTCTGTTTTCGTGGTTATGCATCATTTTtaatttcttaattttttttttataattttttttttttcatgtgggCTGAAATGGTATATTGGATTGCAGTCTATTTACGAAGATAGATCAAGATGGCGATAACTACATATCTTTTCCTGAACTAAAACAACTTCTCCAGGATATCAAATTTAGAGAAATAAATTGGAGCAAGGACAAAAAAATGGATGAAATAATGAAAGAATTCGATACAGATGGTAATAGTAAAGTCACAATAGATGAATTTGTCGAAAGATTCACAAAATGGCTCGATGAGATGAAGGATGCAGTAAATAAACGCTCCTATCGCTCAACACGCTCATGGAAGGAGTTAATTCAAGTATACAACTTAGAAACTTGAAATTTTTCATCAAGTAATATTTGTATCTTATATTCTAACATATTTCATGATCATTATTATTTTCAGATTATCCAACCATGGGTTCAGAcgaaaaagaaagaagaagaaatgatgAGAGTCTTAATATCGGAAATTATTAGACATGCCCAAACATTTCCATTAGGAAACTTCTACTACGAAGATGGAACAACAAATGTATCGGCAATAAAAAGGTGAAAATTATGTTTCGAAGTATAACATTAGTTTGAAAGGTGAGTATTTATTCATGTAGATACATTTGTGGTCAATTTTAGGTTGTTTGAAAAGATTGATCTTAATAAAGATCAATTTGTAACACAATCCGAGTTGAAGAGACTGATTATGGATATCAACACAGTGAAGATACCAGAGGATATAGATAAGCTAACGGATAAAATAATGCAAGATCTTGACACAAGTGGAGATAATCAAATCGATGAACATGAGTTCATAAACGGATTTAAAGAATGGCTTAACACATCTAATTACCAAATTGATCCCATATCACCCGGGGCCAATAGTACTGATGTAAGTCACATAATTAGCATCTTTCTTTTGAGAGCATTATAGTTAAGTTTGGGCCCCTTAACCATCCCAAGATAGCCCAGTGTTTGGGAAACGGTCACGGACTCTTCCGGATATGACGCATACATCAGAGTTTGAAAATTTTTGCCCTCTCGGGGAAACCGAAAAGGGAAAACCTCATATTAAAATAGTTAAGTTTGTAAATTTATTCGTTTGATTCAAACAAATATGCAGAGGCCATGGGAAAAATGGATCGATGATGGTGTAGATCGTTCTAACTGGGCTTGGACAAAGGCTATAATGATGTTGGTGCTTGGGATAACCATGTTAGCACTTCTGGCTGAACCGTTGATACATAGTGTTCAAAATGTCTCGAGTTCTGCAAACATTCCTTCATTTTTCGTATCTTTTATTTTCGTCCCATTTGCCACAAATGCAAGAGCTGCAATTTCAGCCATTAAGACTGCAAGTAAAAAGAACGAGCGAACTACTTCTTTGACTTTCTCCGAGGTTCGTTTTTTTATTAGTACCCTTTATTATTATTGGTCTGAATGCACATATTTAATGTTATGTTTTTTATGATATGCAGTTATATGATGGAGTGTTCATGAACAATGTTCTTGGATTTTTTGTTCTTTTGGCGGTTATATATTTCCGAGGGTTGGCATGGGAATTTTCAGAAGAAGTTCTGGTTGTGTTGATTGCTTGTGTCATTATGGGTAGTGCAGCCAGCTTCAGATCAAAGTTCCCCATTTGGACATCGTTTATAGCATACTtgctctatcccttatctttaatcTTAGTTATTGTTTTGAATCGATTTTGAATGGATGAGGAATGTTTAGAAAGCTGTATAAGCATTTAAttatttcatttttttatttaaatgGTCGTTTAATTAAGTACAGATAGAATTATTAGTACAAAGAGATAAAATATAGATATTTATGTCTATTATGTTCAAATATTTGCATATAATAATCAAGGTCTGAAACTTGATTCTGTTAACTCTTATTTGATATGTTTGTACTTTTTTGATTTCCATTTAAGTATACATGCATCGATCTGGGTCGTTGTTTGTTAATCACAAAAGGTCACACAAAAACGCTTTGTAAAATGCACAGGTTGAACGTCACCCAGAGTGCATTTTAATGCTTACAGCCTCCTAAAATTGCTTTATTCATATACTTACATTACTATTCTAAATTTTGTTCCTGTAATCAAATTTAGTGCATTACTACTTGCTAATATTTTTAACAATGAACAAAAAAGTGTTTCTGATCAAACCCAGCCTGAGACCGTTTTGGCACACTGCACAGTGCCCAACCCCTAGCCATTTATAGAGTCCAATTTTGAGCCAATGACTACGGAAGTGTACCTTTGTCATTACAGAAGAACATCGAACTGATAGTAGTCTGATTCTGCAATTATAAGGATAACGACATTAACACTTAACAGTTAATCTCACTCACCGCAAGGTGGAAAGATTGAATCTGGTGTTGCTTGAGGAAATGATATGGTCTATGGAGACATCCGGTGCTGGATTTATCGAAATACGAGCTTGGTGAATTCTTGTTCTGTTCATCTGTGCAAACACAAATCAACAGAATCATGACTGCCAACTTATATTAAGATAATCCTTCTAATCGGTGTTCTATAGATAATACCTTCACATTAATGTGATTATGCTACTCCTGATTATGATATGTGCAAAGAcagataatgtgacgacccggaaatttccgatcaaatttaaacttcattctTAGATGAAATCGAcagaataagcaaagtctgtaaagttgagtctcatatttttttttaattgtttataTAAGTACATTTGTCCTTCGActgttttcgatgattcacgaaccattgtgtaaatatatatatatatatatatatatatatatatatatatatatatatatatacatatatatacgtaattataaataaaagtgtatatgtgatattttgaattaataaaataaaccTTAATCAATCAgaattaaacatataaaataataatcaattaagtatttatatacaaatctatacatgatattattgtgaatctatatgtatatgtgtgaTTCTACTAATACTTATTAATtgtatattgtgatatatatatatagatatatatatatatacatatatatatgtatacgaaatTTATACTTAATTGATGATTACATGTATATtactatataataaaatgtataatgttcaatatatgttattatataatatgtagttaataagtattatataaataataaaatataaaatttatatattgaATTTATTTATAGAGttaaaatatatatgttatattaatatcattattatttgaaCTAGTaggaaaattataattttagttatattaTGATTCTTATCactaaaagttatcattttatttattatcattatttcttctattattacttttatcattattcctattattattaatattattttgatatcattattaatactattatatataaaatgtggatataaaatgaatacatttaattggttataatattattattattaatattattgttatcattattaatatcattagttacAATATTGTTAATATTTAACATTAAACTTGCTGTTAAtagtgttattgttatttttgaaagtattattattattattattattattattatt comes from Rutidosis leptorrhynchoides isolate AG116_Rl617_1_P2 chromosome 4, CSIRO_AGI_Rlap_v1, whole genome shotgun sequence and encodes:
- the LOC139845556 gene encoding sodium/calcium exchanger NCL2-like is translated as MIKFTMTACYFSFILIVFVASVTGRSLYDSHSELVLDGTDDPSKERNTSFLHLKGTGVVEEQCEQMYGFLPCSETLLGHIFLIVVYEYLLYHGESYVSTGGKRIFQILGPGIFGASAFQVLGFLPESFILLVSGLSNTKDVAQEYVLTGVGLLAGSSILVLTLIWGTCVIVGSRKFTSESDLSTPLLNSTQNRYQNMLSFFTGCGVVTDHETSYAAKIMVVSVIPFMFLLIPELFFGSFQGYMFMIPLFVSFIFLIVYFIYQVFEPSIQKRRLAYVKHEHLVVDIINHLQEHTAEQVLTEDGSPNLPAIRRLFTKIDQDGDNYISFPELKQLLQDIKFREINWSKDKKMDEIMKEFDTDGNSKVTIDEFVERFTKWLDEMKDAVNKRSYRSTRSWKELIQIIQPWVQTKKKEEEMMRVLISEIIRHAQTFPLGNFYYEDGTTNVSAIKRLFEKIDLNKDQFVTQSELKRLIMDINTVKIPEDIDKLTDKIMQDLDTSGDNQIDEHEFINGFKEWLNTSNYQIDPISPGANSTDRPWEKWIDDGVDRSNWAWTKAIMMLVLGITMLALLAEPLIHSVQNVSSSANIPSFFVSFIFVPFATNARAAISAIKTASKKNERTTSLTFSELYDGVFMNNVLGFFVLLAVIYFRGLAWEFSEEVLVVLIACVIMGSAASFRSKFPIWTSFIAYLLYPLSLILVIVLNRF